Proteins from a single region of Halalkalicoccus subterraneus:
- the rpmC gene encoding 50S ribosomal protein L29 yields MAILYPEEIRDMTPAEREEEVEELHTELLNMKAVQAAGGAPEDPGRIGELKRTIARVKTIQGEEGDDADADSEE; encoded by the coding sequence ATGGCCATCCTCTACCCCGAGGAGATCCGCGACATGACGCCCGCCGAGCGCGAGGAGGAAGTCGAGGAACTCCACACGGAACTGCTGAACATGAAGGCCGTGCAGGCGGCGGGTGGCGCGCCCGAGGACCCCGGTCGAATCGGGGAGCTCAAGCGCACCATCGCCCGCGTGAAGACGATCCAGGGCGAGGAAGGCGACGACGCGGACGCGGACAG